The following proteins come from a genomic window of Populus nigra chromosome 6, ddPopNigr1.1, whole genome shotgun sequence:
- the LOC133695793 gene encoding uncharacterized protein LOC133695793 → MASFSVEDFVGNGVLKDLLPTLLEEGWDDIPTLKIMNSEDTDAMNMTRQQKDALEIRSYLHDHALLQYGDKLEASGKCLPELLSLSTGDLSSHFGMKRGHIARFMDRTGACEDPLLKSYAPLTARKMNSTVPRNNSNFKSYASVSSKKMQTISSMNYDKSLEQSLADFKIKDGYIFKGIVAAGPAELRACGCVQPPPVVDSVAPYSSIENISVQKLTPEYKIGMEHLVKTKTPPMKAVELWRDKPAVILCIRRPGCIMCRAEAHQLYAKKPIFDALGIRLFAVLHEHIESEVKDFRPRYWGGVVLFDRSVEFFKALGGGQLLKDKFISGFIFNPRAIANYKRAKAMGIDQNFKGEGEIKGGLFIVGRDKSGIAYQFIERNFGDWAPVAEVIDICSKLRVS, encoded by the exons ATGGCTTCCTTTTCAGTGGAGGATTTTGTAGGTAATGGAGTTTTGAAGGACTTGCTTCCAACGTTGTTGGAAGAAGGTTGGGATGATATTCCGACTTTGAAGATTATGAATTCAGAGGATACAGATGCAATGAACATGACACGGCAGCAAAAG GATGCGTTGGAAATCAGATCATACCTGCATGATCATGCTCTGCTGCAATATGGGGATAAGCTAGAGGCCTCTGGGAAATGTTTGCCTGAGCTTCTTAGCCTAAGCACTGGGGATCTCTCCTCTCATTTTGGGATGAAGAGAGGTCACATAGCCCGTTTCATGGACAGAACCGGTGCATGTGAAGATCCCTTGCTCAAATCATATGCTCCTCTCACTGCAAGGAAAATGAACAGCACAGTCCCAAGAAATAATAGCAATTTCAAGAGTTATGCATCTGTCAGTTCAAAAAAGATGCAAACCATTAGTAGTATGAATTATGATAAATCACTTGAACAATCACTCGCTGATTTTAAGATTAAAGATGGATACATCTTCAAAGGGATTGTAGCTGCAGGGCCAGCTGAGCTCAGAGCATGTGGTTGTGTACAACCTCCTCCAGTAGTTGACAGTGTTGCCCCTTATTCTTCTATTGAAAACATCTCAGTTCAGAAACTAACACCAGAGTATAAGATTGGGATGGAGCATTTGGTGAAAACCAAGACACCTCCAATGAAGGCTGTAGAATTATGGCGAGATAAACCAGCTGTAATCCTTTGCATCAGGCGACCTGG GTGCATCATGTGCAGGGCTGAAGCTCACCAGCTTTATGCCAAAAAACCCATATTTGATGCACTGGGAATTCGATTATTTGCAGTTCTCCATGAACATATAGAGTCAGAG GTAAAAGACTTCAGGCCTCGATATTGGGGTGGTGTTGTGCTCTTCGATAGGAGTGTGGAGTTCTTCAAAGCTCTTGGTGGTGGGCAGCTGCTTAAGGACAAATTTATATCAGGATTTATTTTCAACCCCCGAGCTATTGCAAATTACAAGCGTGCAAAAGCTATGGGAATTGATCAAAACTTCAAAGGAGAAGGTGAAATAAAGGGTGGCCTCTTTATAGTTGGAAGGGATAAGAGTGGCATAGCTTATCAGTTTATTGAAAGGAACTTTGGTGATTGGGCTCCTGTAGCTGAAGTAATTGACATATGTAGCAAGTTGCGGGTTTCTTAG